The Candidatus Hydrogenedentota bacterium DNA segment AATCAACGGGCCAAGAGACAGGCGGTCATCGAAGCAGTGCCGCTGCCTTGGAGGAAGAAGAAGGGGGCATCGGATACCATAATATGGAGACTGCCGCCGCCGATACCACGCGATCCAACAGGCGCACTCCGAAAAAGGAGCAGAGCAAGGCTTCCGATAAAAGGGACCGGGATGATACGGTTATTGACGCGGCACAACTGAAAGTGATGGTTTCAGAAGCGCAAAATCTTATCCGCGTGGGGCAATACGAGGATGCGGAAATGCTTTTACAGGAGGTCTTGGACACAGATAAAAGCAACCAAAGCGCTTGGAACCAACTCGCCTACCTCCAACATAAATCGGGCGTCATTGATCAGGAAATCGATACCTACGAGCAATGGCTTGAACATAATCCCACTACGGCAACGCCCTATTACAAACTTGCCAATTTGTATGCGCGCATGGGGGAAGAAGATTATGCCCGTTATTATATGGGTGAATATGAGGCGCGCATGAATAAAGATTCGAACCACTATCCCATGACTGCGGGCATCTATCGAAAACTCAATGATATTGACGGTGAAGGACGGGTGTTGTCGCAATGGCTTGAAGCCACGCCTGATTCCGTGGATGCGCAGCAGGCTTGGGCGGAATATAATCGGCGCAGCGGCGACTTTAACGCCGCGTTGAATCAGTATGCTGCCTTGACCGATATCATGCCGAACAATCCCATGCCTTATAGGCAAATGGGTGATATCTACAGCCGCGTCGGGGATTATGTCTCGGCACAGCAGTATTATGAGACCGCCGTCAGTCTGCGGGCTAATGATGTGAACACGCTGACACGTCTCGGCAACGCCTATTATCAATCAGGTAATTATGGCGAGGCGATCGGCGTTTACAACCAAGTTATCGCTATTAATCCCGCCTCAACAACAGCGCAAAACGCGCAGCAGCGCATCTATCAGATCGAATCGGAAATGTAGCCCGTGGCACAATGCCCCTGTCGGCTTCCTTTCCTTAGGCTAGGGGGC contains these protein-coding regions:
- a CDS encoding tetratricopeptide repeat protein; this encodes MRNTRYQNRFFTPTKVNLVLGVLVFCALIFGLRQSFQLQRLKIVAGPEVTRKALEPSSSGRWWVFPEPIAHETGEETSEATADALRTDKREKTSEDSGAPAKKADAAKKKSTGQETGGHRSSAAALEEEEGGIGYHNMETAAADTTRSNRRTPKKEQSKASDKRDRDDTVIDAAQLKVMVSEAQNLIRVGQYEDAEMLLQEVLDTDKSNQSAWNQLAYLQHKSGVIDQEIDTYEQWLEHNPTTATPYYKLANLYARMGEEDYARYYMGEYEARMNKDSNHYPMTAGIYRKLNDIDGEGRVLSQWLEATPDSVDAQQAWAEYNRRSGDFNAALNQYAALTDIMPNNPMPYRQMGDIYSRVGDYVSAQQYYETAVSLRANDVNTLTRLGNAYYQSGNYGEAIGVYNQVIAINPASTTAQNAQQRIYQIESEM